A stretch of the Streptomyces sp. NBC_01428 genome encodes the following:
- a CDS encoding DUF389 domain-containing protein, translated as MLHLRLITPADRTDDVVRLIEATVGTAHVVVLPGAARNPAGDVVLCDVAREAGDELIGGLRGLGIDRTGSIAVDDIDLSLSKRADKAEADAPGEGADAVLWEHLEEATHEESTLSVTYVAFITIATMIAACGVVLDNAVLIVGAMAVGPEFGPLAGLCTAAVQRGTRLALRSLTALLAGFAIAMAVTVLFSLFMDGVGLFTEAQLEGPRPNTGFVYAPDWFSFVVAVLAGAAGMLSLTSAKSGALVGVAISVTTVPAAANAAVALSYGDMGQTWGSTKQLLFNLLGIVLAGILTLMAQKWFWALQRGRKVAA; from the coding sequence ATGCTGCATCTGCGCCTGATCACCCCCGCCGACCGGACCGACGACGTGGTGCGCCTCATCGAGGCGACGGTGGGCACCGCCCATGTCGTCGTCCTGCCGGGAGCCGCCCGCAATCCGGCCGGGGACGTCGTGCTGTGCGACGTGGCGCGGGAGGCGGGCGACGAACTCATAGGCGGGCTCCGGGGCCTGGGCATCGACCGCACGGGCTCGATCGCGGTCGACGACATCGACCTCTCCCTGTCGAAGCGCGCCGACAAGGCGGAGGCGGACGCCCCGGGCGAGGGCGCCGACGCGGTGCTGTGGGAGCACCTGGAGGAGGCCACGCACGAGGAGTCGACCCTGTCGGTCACCTACGTCGCGTTCATCACGATCGCCACCATGATCGCGGCCTGCGGTGTCGTGCTCGACAACGCGGTGCTGATCGTGGGCGCCATGGCCGTCGGACCGGAGTTCGGCCCGCTGGCCGGCCTGTGCACCGCCGCCGTGCAACGGGGCACGCGCCTGGCGCTGCGCTCCCTGACGGCGCTGCTGGCCGGCTTCGCGATCGCCATGGCGGTGACGGTCCTCTTCAGCCTGTTCATGGACGGGGTGGGCCTGTTCACCGAGGCCCAGTTGGAGGGCCCGCGCCCCAACACGGGCTTCGTCTACGCCCCGGACTGGTTCTCGTTCGTCGTGGCGGTCCTCGCGGGCGCGGCCGGCATGCTGTCGCTGACCTCGGCGAAGTCGGGGGCCCTGGTCGGTGTCGCGATCTCCGTGACGACCGTGCCGGCGGCGGCGAACGCCGCGGTGGCCCTGAGCTACGGCGACATGGGGCAGACCTGGGGCTCCACCAAGCAACTGCTGTTCAACCTGCTCGGCATCGTCCTCGCCGGCATCCTCACGCTGATGGCCCAGAAGTGGTTCTGGGCGCTGCAGCGAGGGCGCAAGGTCGCCGCGTAG
- the glmM gene encoding phosphoglucosamine mutase: protein MGRLFGTDGVRGVANADLTAELALGLSVAAAHVLAEAGTFEGHRAVAVVGRDPRASGEFLEAAVVAGLASAGVDVLRVGVLPTPAVAYLTGALGADLGVMLSASHNAMPDNGIKFFARGGHKLADELEDRIEGVYEEHRTGAPWDRPTGSGVGRVNSYDQGFDQYVAHLIGVLPNRLDGLKVVLDEAHGAASRVSPEAFARAGAEIITIGAEPDGLNINDGCGSTHLELLKAAVVEHGADLGIAHDGDADRCLAVDHTGDEIDGDQILAVLALAMRERSVLRSGTVVATVMSNLGFKLAMEREGLALVQTAVGDRYVLEEMKRHGYALGGEQSGHVIVLDHATTGDGTLTGLLLAARVAQSGRTLRDLASVMERLPQVLINVPDVDRTRVNTSAELATAVADAERELGSTGRVLLRPSGTEPLVRVMVEAADIEHARSVAARLADAVKSALG, encoded by the coding sequence GTGGGACGACTCTTCGGCACGGACGGCGTGCGCGGTGTCGCCAACGCGGATCTGACGGCCGAGCTCGCGCTCGGGCTCTCCGTGGCGGCGGCGCACGTACTCGCCGAGGCGGGAACCTTCGAGGGCCACCGGGCTGTGGCGGTGGTCGGGCGGGATCCGCGCGCGTCCGGGGAGTTCCTGGAGGCCGCGGTGGTCGCCGGCCTCGCCAGCGCGGGCGTGGACGTCCTGCGGGTCGGTGTGCTGCCCACCCCCGCGGTGGCGTATCTCACCGGTGCGCTCGGCGCCGACCTCGGCGTGATGCTCTCCGCCAGCCACAACGCCATGCCCGACAACGGCATCAAGTTCTTCGCCCGCGGCGGGCACAAGCTCGCCGACGAGCTGGAGGACCGGATCGAGGGCGTCTACGAGGAGCACCGCACCGGGGCCCCCTGGGACCGCCCCACCGGCTCGGGCGTCGGCCGGGTGAACTCCTACGACCAGGGCTTCGACCAGTACGTCGCCCACCTCATCGGGGTCCTGCCGAACCGGCTCGACGGTCTGAAGGTCGTCCTCGACGAGGCGCACGGCGCCGCCTCCCGGGTCTCGCCCGAGGCGTTCGCGCGGGCCGGTGCCGAGATCATCACGATCGGCGCGGAGCCCGACGGGCTGAACATCAACGACGGCTGCGGCTCCACCCACCTGGAACTGCTCAAGGCGGCCGTCGTCGAGCACGGCGCCGACCTCGGCATCGCGCACGACGGCGACGCCGACCGCTGCCTCGCCGTGGACCACACGGGCGACGAGATCGACGGCGACCAGATCCTGGCCGTCCTCGCGCTGGCGATGCGGGAGCGTTCCGTACTGCGCTCCGGCACCGTCGTCGCGACGGTCATGTCCAACCTGGGCTTCAAGCTCGCCATGGAGCGCGAGGGCCTCGCCCTCGTCCAGACGGCGGTCGGTGACCGCTACGTCCTGGAGGAGATGAAGCGGCACGGCTACGCCCTCGGCGGGGAGCAGTCCGGGCACGTCATCGTCCTGGACCACGCCACCACCGGCGACGGCACGCTGACCGGCCTCCTGCTGGCCGCCCGGGTCGCGCAGAGCGGCCGTACGCTCCGCGACCTCGCCTCGGTCATGGAGCGCCTGCCGCAGGTCCTCATCAACGTGCCGGACGTCGACCGGACGCGGGTGAACACCTCCGCCGAGCTGGCCACCGCGGTCGCCGACGCGGAGCGGGAGCTCGGCAGCACCGGACGGGTGCTGCTGCGCCCCTCCGGCACCGAGCCGCTCGTCCGCGTGATGGTCGAGGCCGCCGACATCGAGCACGCCCGCTCGGTGGCCGCGCGCCTCGCCGACGCCGTGAAGTCGGCGCTGGGCTAG
- the rpsI gene encoding 30S ribosomal protein S9, whose translation MAETTVEQPVEETELVDVENYTTESEVPVEGEYTSESLAGRFGDPQPAAGLGRRKNAIARVRIVPGTGKWKVNGRTLEDYFPNKVHQQEVNEPFKVLELDGRYDVIARISGGGVSGQAGALRLGVARALNEADVDNNRAALKKAGYLKRDDRAVERKKAGLKKARKAPQYSKR comes from the coding sequence GTGGCCGAGACCACTGTTGAGCAGCCGGTCGAAGAGACTGAGCTCGTCGACGTCGAGAACTACACCACCGAGTCCGAGGTGCCCGTCGAGGGCGAGTACACCTCGGAGTCGCTCGCGGGCCGCTTCGGCGACCCGCAGCCGGCCGCCGGCCTGGGCCGTCGCAAGAACGCGATCGCCCGCGTCCGGATCGTCCCGGGCACCGGCAAGTGGAAGGTCAACGGGCGCACGCTCGAGGACTACTTCCCGAACAAGGTCCACCAGCAGGAAGTCAACGAGCCCTTCAAGGTGCTCGAGCTCGACGGCCGCTACGACGTCATCGCCCGCATCTCGGGTGGCGGCGTCTCCGGTCAGGCCGGTGCCCTGCGCCTCGGCGTGGCCCGCGCGCTGAACGAGGCCGACGTGGACAACAACCGCGCCGCCCTCAAGAAGGCCGGTTACCTCAAGCGTGACGACCGTGCGGTCGAGCGCAAGAAGGCCGGTCTCAAGAAGGCCCGCAAGGCTCCGCAGTACAGCAAGCGTTAA
- the rplM gene encoding 50S ribosomal protein L13 → MRTYSPKPGDITRQWYVIDAQDVVLGRLATTAANILRGKHKPIYAPHVDAGDFVIIINADKVHLSGNKKTQKLAYRHSGYPGGLRSVRYDELLAKNPEKAVEKAIRGMVPKNTLGRQVLSKLKVYAGENHPHAAQQPVPFEITQVAQ, encoded by the coding sequence GTGCGTACGTACAGCCCCAAGCCCGGCGACATCACTCGCCAGTGGTACGTCATCGACGCCCAGGATGTCGTCCTGGGTCGTCTGGCGACCACTGCAGCGAACATCCTGCGGGGCAAGCACAAGCCGATCTACGCCCCCCACGTCGACGCTGGTGACTTCGTCATCATCATCAACGCGGACAAGGTGCACCTTTCCGGCAACAAGAAGACCCAGAAGCTGGCGTACCGCCACTCCGGTTACCCGGGTGGTCTGCGCTCCGTCCGTTACGACGAGCTGCTGGCGAAGAACCCCGAGAAGGCCGTCGAGAAGGCCATCCGGGGCATGGTTCCCAAGAACACCCTGGGCCGCCAGGTGCTCTCGAAGCTCAAGGTCTACGCGGGCGAGAACCACCCGCACGCTGCGCAGCAGCCGGTCCCGTTCGAGATCACCCAGGTCGCGCAGTAG